The Elaeis guineensis isolate ETL-2024a chromosome 5, EG11, whole genome shotgun sequence DNA segment TTAGCATTGTAGGACAGTTAGGATGACAAGCTGCCATAGTATATTTAACCAGAGCGACTAGGTTGGCTATGCCAACTTTTGTTAGTGATCCTGAACACTAATGTGAATCCAACTATCTGTTAAATTTTTTATAGCATTCCGAGCAGAAAATATCGAACCCGAGCTGGACTGGGTATTGACTTGAGCCCACCTTGCACTTTTATTGAGCCCTATTGTTATTTATACCCAAAACTGACTCAATATTTTCGGGCGAGGTCCAAAACCAACCCGAGGCCAACCTGGCCCAACTGGCCTCTGATCGGCCTGGGCCATCTACGCCCATATTCACGGCCCAATGTTTTCCGATGTTTTCCGGTACCCGTGAAATCGAACCATTTCGAAAAGCAAAGGCAACCAAAACCCCGTCTTCGGCTTCCCctccccctctccccctctctcttctcatcCCTCCCCAAACCCTCCCCGCCAGAAGATGGACTTGGATCCGGAAATCGCCCGTTGGATCCTCGAGTTCGTCCTCATCCAGCCCAATGTCGACGACTTCCTGGCCAACAGTCTTGTACTCGCTCTCCCGATCACGCGGCCTCTCGAGCCCCGCCTCAAGAAGACCATCCTTCTCCGGAGGATCATCTCAGAACTCTCCCGCGACTCCGTCTCCACCCGGACCCTCCACTCCCTCGAGCTTCTCGAGGAGATAGACCGCAATGGAGGCGTCGCCCCTTTGGAGTCCATGAGGGCTGCCTACTTTGAGGTTGCCGTGGAATGCACTGCCCGGTCCCTGCTGAAAAGCGACGAGCACTTTTTCAAGACGGTCGACCAAATCTGGAGCCGCCGTGTGGCCGATCTTGAACGGTCGGAGGCCGCGGGATTAGCGTGCAGCCGCCTGAAGAAATTTAGGAAGGAGATGGTGGAGGCCGCCCTACTAAATCCTGGCATTAGGGCTGACCTGTTGGAGAGGGGTACCGAAAAGATGACGTTTGATTCTGTTATCAGAGCCGAGCTGTTGGAGCGGGACACCAAAAAGGTGGCGTTGGATTGTGTTAGGGCTTATTTGGAGGACGCCATAAACATGATGGGTCCACCTCTTCTTGAAGTCACTGCAAAAGCTGTTCTTTCGGGGCGATTGGTGTTGAAAGAACAGTCTAGAGAACCTTCTGTTAGAACGGGCAAGAAGGAGAAGTGTGCGAAAGATGTATCGATCTCAATAGAGGAAAAGAGTGTGGATGAGCTGGGTCATTCAGAAATTGATGGAGGCACATCATCTCGATCGCATGTGATCAGTGAGTTGCCCTGCAAACTTAGTTAATATTCTCTTATGCCTTTTGAATCTTGCAAAATATCATGATAAAATTTGTGTTAGATTATGTAGCTCTGTTAAGATCTCTGTCTGACTTCTGCTTCACTCGTCTAACTGTACAATGCATATAGTGGAGGAGCTTGATGAGAGTGCAGCAGCTGGAGGACAAAATGTGCCCAACCAACTTGGATGCTTGACTACCAAGTCTGACCGACTGCCATCTCCAGAGGTTAACGGAGTGGTACAGGCTCTTAAATCAAGTTCTGCAGATCTGCACATGATGGTAGAAGACCCTCTTCCAAATGCAAGAACAGCTGCCGCTGAGGTAGTAAATAGCAAGCGTGGAATAATGATGAATCTTGAACAGGAGGAGCGTCAAGACCAGGGTGATCATATGGCACAACGTCTTGTAAGTGAAATGGGTTCTGAGGTTAAATGTGATAAGAGCTGTACTTGTCATACTCAGAAAAACAGGAACAGTGACATTTTTCAGTCAAAACTGAACCATTGTGGTGTGAAAGAAATGAAAGGAAATCATATTAGGGAAGAAGTGAATGCACCTGTTGGCGCTTCTGAGAAAGGGACCGACGTTTCAATTACTGCAGGCATTAGCAGAGGTGTTGAGATGAAGATAGGTTGTAATGTAGTACCAACACAACCTAGTTTGATGGATTGGAATTCAACTGCCCGTACTTATGAGGTGATCTCATAATCCTGTTGTCTTCTATGATTTATATGGTTTCTTTTTCATTATATGATGATAACATAAGAATTCTATTTTTGGTGAAGACTGGCATTTGTTGAAGGGTCGATAGATCTCCTTTTTCCCATTCTAGATCACATATGTGCTCAGTGGCCAAATTTTTTGCTGCTTTGTTTTACTCTTACAATTCATTTTGAGCTTGAAGTTTGCATCTCTGTTCCACACTTCTTTTGACATGACATGGATTTTGTAGTTGGCTTTTCTATTCTATGTTTCACTTGTAACATAAGTTTACATTTTTCTTGTTAAAAGATAAGCATAAGTTCAAATTTTTCTGTATGCTGAGTACAAATTCAATAATACACCAGTCTTGCAAGCTGTCTATAACAGttgttttatttgataaacaatAGAGCTGTAAGCTAAGATGTTTCTTGTGGCAAGCTTTTAACTATTACATGTTTGATATCCCAATGAACACCTCAGAACCTTGCTAAAATGATACAATTTCTCTGATGCTAATCATACTATACAACCAATGCAATGCACAAACACTTTGTTGTCTTTTAATTGTGCAAATCAGGTTTGTCTCACCTAATAAGGGGTAGAGTCCCCTCCAGCCCCCCTTCTTTTTTTCGTATTCTGGGGCCTAGAGAAACCCACTAGGAATTTGCATTGCCCCCTTTTTCTTGTATTCTAGGCCCTGAGAAACCCACTGGAGGAGTTTGCACCACCCCCCATCCCTCCAAACTTCgatcggagggtattttatacccaacaccaatccccctacttccgagttcgggttccgaatgaaggaagtacatagaAATTCTCACGGTCGAAGTTGCTTCCCTCGATTTCCACGCTCgatggttgtcagatattttgacgttcggcacgctggtactagaagcttttcggaaaagatttcttctttttggaattcccgtCGGAACGTGGCTTTAGGTATGGcgcaataatgactttgtcagctgcccGTCGTTttcaacagtctgtcaaggtgagtgggacacgcgacgagtgcaggccggtcagaggagatccgcaatcattattgcgccgatcctggggtctatttaaacatgttcttctccttcaggggtctcttttgcctgagagaatccctcggttcccctcctcttccccgagagctccagcttcctttagcatccttctcggccttaggcgtcctccgggtcgacttccatcgtcctcgtcgtcttcctgcactcctggggCCGATCTAGGTTGGTTCCGGAACTCCTTGTCATTTTCctatcctttcttcttcgtattttgttcgtttagcttccttgagggcctgtttgctatttttcctgattttttcgggattttgtggcttctatttgatccaaaatgtcttctgatatctcctcttctaatagttctaggagttcgtcagctccaATTCCCTAAAGTtctggtaccgtagacgaacccgtaggTAAGACCGAACCTTGTTTGGCctttgcgccggacaccatccccggctccttgactctggatgaactctcactgataaggattcttcagtatggagttcctccggagtacgagctggagctttccgggccaactgaccgggctagtgcccctcctcctggctgcttctgtctgtactaggaggccttccgtgccggacttcggcttccactgccgtcctttgtcgttgctctcttccgttttctgaatatttctctagtttctgtcgtgccgaactcctttaggtttttgatagggtttctttctctttgtagtttagctgaagttcagcCGACGCTTTCTTTGTtggaatttctacaccttcaagtgtcattcctcgacaaaggactggtggtacttctctcctcagttcggtagaaaggggttgctgaaaggtgccccttcttctatccacaactggaaggagaggtacttctatgtccgatgcccaactttggagctaggattatccccttggggctctctgagggattccgtccgtcggacttctagcctggaaagggacgacctcgaagcctccaaaaagctcgaggcctatcgagccccctcctctccgaacttctgaaggaacaacttttgttcaacgtcggtctgagtcctcttaaccctgccggtaccattattatatatatatatatattttcttttcttcctctttctcttattccatctctaagccgtgttgattttcttttatcgcagacatggacgcaAGCGGGGCTCGGAGATTAGCCCagagtctcaagacccacaagaggaaagacgcctcgacttcggggtcggtgaagaaagccaggacagaagggacaagctcggccgcgcCTGCTCTGGTGGCCGTCGCCGTTGAAGTTCCTTCCGACGTCGAACcagaagtcccccgagccctttcaaggagccccccgaccgaggatcccgctccagaggttCGTCCCGAGagggcacccggggccgaagggaggaggagaaagaagaccctggtccGGAGAAGCCGTAGTTGCAAggttgccgtcgagggggccggcggctccgaggaagacctgggggaaaatcccttcaacaacagggacttaataaagaggctggtcgaagggtgcattctgcccaaggtcgtcgagaggatcgtcctagccgatcccgagctgcgggtctaggactctttgggatctttcctcgaagtaggttaacttatctttttcctccttcctgcttcttaatttattcttcagcctttatattgactccccgacctttcttacagattgggcaccagcttgtcgccaacgtcgaggcggtgaagattgcCAAGAGAGAGGCAGCTCgtgcagaggaaggtcgcctggttggggccgcccacctcgaggagaagatcgccaagGCCTTAAGTCTCCGGGAGGCgctgaaaaaggagggacaaacctcatccgatctgaggactgtcttggaggaggagagagggaaggctgaggccgaggtctccgcattgaAGGCGCAGGTTTCCAAGTTGAAGGCGCAGGTTTCCGAGCTGAAAGCGCGGATCCCGTccttggtctcggaggcaagggcccgagcagtggagttcaaagcctcctccgagatggaggatctaaaggtccagttcggctagGACGCTTTCATCAAGgatttcgaactctgccaagagaagatggctgggaggtttttcgaattggatctcggcttcctgaacgaggcgtccgatgatgaagtcggaccatccgaagccgctgccggtcctcccccagtcgggacctcgtcgaccaCCGCGGCTGCCGCTGACGATCTTCCGGAGATgtcgagcccctctacttctgccccagaggtccggaacctctagctttgtatttttcctttgtggtgatttttcttcgttcccttgtacttgaaaattatttaatcagtgaaatcggattcttctttacagagggctctcttttttttttgtattctttctcttttatctttttgtaCTAATCTgagttgtggcgctcttgtctcccaatgacagtgccctgtcgaagctctccctctgccacaggggattcctctgaagtcgacgatccgagacctcagaagggaagttcgttagttaacgaagaaatccaagaagctggaggacgaacttcaccggctgaggaagagccattcgaaagtcactgcggaggctgttcgtcttcaggacctccacaaaaaggggcttATGGAATTCATCCGGAAGAAGACCGACTTTGTtacggagctcgaggaactccggaaacgtgccagcgaccaatcttgggctcaggcttccaagatcagctcccttgaagtcgaactggcggccgcacgggagaagatcggccagttggaagggagctcgtcctggctcacagtccaagtcgatcacgatcgagactggtcgcagAAGCTCTCCGactttcaaaagcagctgcaggacgctGAGGCGAACTACGACGCCTATCGAGTTggctggagcgggcaagtagaggactatcgaaggaagctccagatggcgaccgaagttgcccaccttcggaGGCAGCTATCTGAGAGAGCCCAgctcgcctctgcacaaggctctgacgagctccgctccttgagggggatcaTGGCAAAGTTGTCTATGGCCCTTGGACGGGGGGAGgctgaactgcagcggctgaagattcagctggtccacgagcagcaggcggtcaaagatgccgaggcggagtctgaggtcctgaggaagaggcttcgagagtcggagggcgagagccgacggttccaccagatgtatcgggatatactgctgagaaagatggaactagaggaagaagttgagaacttatgGCAATCCTTAATAAGGACTgagaccgagagctcgaagtcgaaagaagtcggacttccttagagctcctttcttctcttttttatgtattcgctttttttttcctctggtcgtttctctttttgtttttggccttcagggctttgtaatgtgtacttcaccaatgaaatgaaaatgaagttgtctattaccttatccatttTGGTGTTGAGTTGTCgattaccgaacttcttttgtctttcgtcctgttCGACGtcaacgttgtttgaagattcttggtcgtcgctgtattgattcgcccttagggactggagagtttcgacaagggttttcttcttcgttaagacgaggtcccttgggcctttgatgtagttcgtttttcacttatcgctggtgtagctcgtcgttttctcttttcatctccctttttcttctgtattcgagtgagggtcttccctctgctcttgacgaggtcgtgagagtgtagaggggtcgttgaggaggctttcctccttgtccggtCTCGATCGACCgagcctttgtttgtgtcaggacgaggttctcctcttgttctcgatggtcagtttcagctcatgttaggatgaggttctccttctgttcctaacaggattgTGGGGGCACGCAAGAGCCGCtgccagggtctctccccccatccggtctttacgtaaccggaccttcgactttgctcatgttaggacgaggttctcctcctattcctaacaaggctgtgggggcacataagggccgttgcaagggcctctcctcccgtccggtctttaagaaaccgggccttcgactttgctcatgttaggacg contains these protein-coding regions:
- the LOC105035614 gene encoding uncharacterized protein, with the protein product MDLDPEIARWILEFVLIQPNVDDFLANSLVLALPITRPLEPRLKKTILLRRIISELSRDSVSTRTLHSLELLEEIDRNGGVAPLESMRAAYFEVAVECTARSLLKSDEHFFKTVDQIWSRRVADLERSEAAGLACSRLKKFRKEMVEAALLNPGIRADLLERGTEKMTFDSVIRAELLERDTKKVALDCVRAYLEDAINMMGPPLLEVTAKAVLSGRLVLKEQSREPSVRTGKKEKCAKDVSISIEEKSVDELGHSEIDGGTSSRSHVIMEELDESAAAGGQNVPNQLGCLTTKSDRLPSPEVNGVVQALKSSSADLHMMVEDPLPNARTAAAEVVNSKRGIMMNLEQEERQDQGDHMAQRLVSEMGSEVKCDKSCTCHTQKNRNSDIFQSKLNHCGVKEMKGNHIREEVNAPVGASEKGTDVSITAGISRGVEMKIGCNVVPTQPSLMDWNSTARTYEWDDSSVESPSGMSPSLLKDLCLHSPKRRMVSPLKLIENNKLTKRRKIKRWSLLEEETLIKAVERHGKGNWKMILSCHPDIFEERTEVDLKDKWRNMTKH